The Daucus carota subsp. sativus chromosome 7, DH1 v3.0, whole genome shotgun sequence genome window below encodes:
- the LOC108194477 gene encoding berberine bridge enzyme-like 24: MKNADSLVLSILSFALFSTISLATSSQIDASFLRCLTRVSPNAESISRVIYTPRNSSYTSILKSTLQNLRFASSETPKPLVIVTPVDESQIQTVIYCSRKTNIQMRIRGTGHDFEGVSYVSQVPFVLVDMFNLRSIDVDPEARTAWIGAGATLGEVYYAIAQKSKTLGFPAGVWSTVGATGLIGGGGYGILRRKYGLAADNVLDARMIDVNGRILNRNSMGEDLFWAIRGGGASSFGVILSWKINLVSVPKIMTLFEVVTTLEQNGTDIVHRWQTVAPHLPKEVEIRIVVEPIRTDSPADGIGTVLSESSQIRGSKTIRFRIVGSFLGRIDQLLPIIDQAFPELGLKRENCNELSYIQAVLTFSLISPESPLETLLERSSLKIPFKAKSDFVKQPISKRGLNGMWDRLLQTEPQTTNVILTSYGGRMDEISESSIPFPHRAGTLYMMYIRVLMDGDTTKALEWIRGLYSYLAPFTAPRTAYVNYNDFDLGVNNLHDPTSFEQASAWGKKYFKNNFDRLVAVKSKVDPTNFFRHEQSIPVRSC; the protein is encoded by the coding sequence ATGAAGAATGCAGATAGTTTAGTTCTTTCCATTCTTTCTTTTGCACTCTTTTCCACTATTTCTTTGGCCACTTCTTCACAAATTGATGCTAGTTTTCTTCGATGCCTTACCCGAGTTTCTCCAAATGCTGAATCTATATCCCGAGTTATTTACACTCCAAGAAACTCTTCCTACACTTCTATCCTCAAAAGTACCTTACAAAATTTACGATTTGCATCGTCCGAAACCCCGAAACCTCTTGTTATTGTTACACCGGTAGACGAATCCCAAATCCAAACGGTCATATATTGCTCAAGAAAAACTAATATCCAGATGAGAATTCGAGGTACAGGGCATGATTTCGAGGGTGTTTCCTACGTATCACAAGTTCCATTTGTCTTGGTCGATATGTTCAATCTTCGATCTATCGACGTTGATCCTGAAGCTAGAACTGCATGGATTGGAGCCGGAGCTACCCTCGGTGAGGTCTACTATGCAATTGCACAAAAGAGTAAAACACTTGGCTTTCCAGCTGGTGTTTGGTCCACTGTTGGTGCAACTGGTCTTATTGGTGGTGGAGGGTATGGTATCTTGCGACGCAAGTATGGTCTCGCGGCTGATAATGTGCTCGATGCTCGGATGATTGATGTTAATGGGAGAATTCTAAACAGAAATTCAATGGGGGAAGACCTCTTTTGGGCTATTAGAGGAGGCGGTGCTTCTAGCTTCGGAGTCATTCTTTCTTGGAAGATAAATCTAGTTTCCGTCCCAAAAATAATGACTCTTTTCGAAGTTGTGACAACTTTGGAGCAGAATGGGACTGATATAGTCCATCGGTGGCAAACTGTTGCACCGCATCTCCCAAAAGAGGTCGAAATAAGAATAGTCGTAGAGCCGATTAGAACAGACTCCCCGGCTGATGGTATTGGAACGGTGTTGAGTGAATCTAGTCAAATTCGAGGCAGCAAGACCATTCGGTTCAGAATCGTTGGCTCGTTTCTTGGCCGAATAGACCAACTTCTTCCGATAATTGATCAGGCTTTCCCCGAATTAGGATTAAAGAGAGAAAACTGTAACGAACTAAGTTACATTCAAGCCGTGCTTACTTTCTCCCTAATTTCCCCGGAAAGTCCTCTCGAAACTCTCCTGGAACGATCATCCTTGAAGATTCCATTCAAAGCAAAGTCCGATTTCGTGAAACAACCAATATCAAAACGAGGCCTGAATGGAATGTGGGATAGGCTTCTTCAAACTGAACCACAAACAACAAATGTGATCCTCACCTCATACGGTGGTCGGATGGATGAGATTTCGGAATCTTCCATCCCATTTCCGCACAGAGCTGGGACATTGTACATGATGTACATTAGGGTGCTCATGGATGGAGATACTACAAAGGCCTTGGAATGGATCAGAGGCTTGTACAGCTATTTGGCACCCTTCACGGCTCCAAGAACAGCGTATGTGAATTATAACGATTTCGACCTGGGAGTGAACAATCTGCATGATCCGACTAGCTTCGAGCAAGCCAGTGCATGGGGTAAAAAGTATTTCAAGAATAATTTCGACAGATTGGTTGCGGTGAAGTCGAAAGTTGATCCTACCAACTTTTTTAGACATGAACAAAGTATCCCTGTAAGAAGCTGTTGA